The following nucleotide sequence is from Diospyros lotus cultivar Yz01 chromosome 3, ASM1463336v1, whole genome shotgun sequence.
TAAGAACAACCccatgttttgaaaataacaataacCTCTATTGCTGTTAAATAAAGCAAtaaagtaattattttattttttttattctctctcatatttctttatatttttcccTCCTCTATCCTTtaatttgaggaaaaaaattcaGTGGTTGTTGGCTAGATGAACTAAATTGAACTTTTATAAAGGTGttggaaattaaatttagatatGAGAGATAATAAACTCAAAAAATCTAAGATTCATTTAGCAATAAATCCAGATGAATTTACGAagggacagagagagagagagagagagagattatcaCTTGTGCCTCTGTCATTGATGGAGAAGAGTTATTGTCGCCCGCAACTTTTGTTTGGAAATGAgatctaaaataaaaaagaaaaacataaaagatgaaaaatacctttaaattataatagtattttgataatcttttatatttaacttaaattaattaataacaataaaatttaaaacataatagtaaatttaaaaaatactcacgatattttcataaatatcgactataaattttataattatactaAAGCTTATGTAtaattttcccaaaaaaaattgtgttaCAAGCAAACAGAGCCTACCCAAGGCGTGTCCGACCCGCGTAAAGCACACACATAATGGGCCTCTAGACTCCATATCAGGgaatattcctttttttttttttttttccatagcAGAAGCACCATTTTCGCTAGTCTTTTCGTCCCTAACCCCAAGCAAAGCACCCCCCCGGGTTATTTTTTCCTGGGATAATCCTTGCCCCGGTTAACCGTATCCTTGAGTGCAACTTTACCATAATACCCTCACCAAACGCACCGCCTTATCGCTTTTTTCACACTGGGCAGGCTTTTCCGGTCTCATTCGGACTAAAGCCGGCATCTCCCAGTGGCCTTTTTGTAATTGTATCTGAAATCCGAGGGTTAATCATAGAGTTGTGCGTTCACTGAAAGAATATAAATACTCGATTGACCTAGATCTCGAGACTTCAATCGGAGTTGTTCGTTTTGCTCCAATGGCGTCGGGATACGAGGTCGAGGTGACGATCACGTCGGCGAAGGATCTGAAGAACGTGAACTGGCGGCACGGCCCGCTGCGGCCGTACGCCGTCGCGTGGGTGGACCCGAAGTCCAAATGCTCCACTAACGTCGACAAGGAGAGGGACACATGTCCCTACTGGAACCATTCGCTTGTCATCCCCCTCGACGCGCCGATCGAGGACTCCACGCTCTTCATCGACATCGTCCAGGCCGATGCCGCCGAGGACACCAAGCCGCTGATTGGCTCCGCCCGCCTCCGCCTCCGTGAGGTCGTCGACGAGGCTGGCCTCGGCCGGCGCGCCCCCCGCAAGCTCGAGCTCAAACGCCCCTCCGGCCGGCCCCATGGCAAGCTCGAAGTCGAGGTTTCCGTGCGCGGACCCCCCTATCGTGCGCCCGACCCGTACTACGCCCCACCTTACGGCGTCCCGCCGGCTTCCTCAAGAGACTACTACGCAGCCCCTCCAAGCTACGGCGGTAACCCCTACGCAGCCCCGCCGGCGTCCGGGAACCCCTACGCGTCGCCGTATCAGGCGGCCCCGCCGTCCGGGTACCCATACGCCGCGGCGCCTCCGTACGGTCAGCCATCGGGCGGGTACGGGCAGGAGTATTACGGGCAGCCGccgaaggaagagaagaagagcaagTACGGGCTGGGGACGGGATTGGCTGTGGGCGCGGTCGCAGGAGTGTTGGGTGGGCTGGTGATAGGGGAGGCCGCGGAGGCCGTGGAGGACAAGATCGCGGATGACGCGGCGGAGCGGGTGGAGGATGATTTTGCAAATGATGATGGTGGATTTGACGGTGATGACTTCTAATTTAACAAAATGGAATTTGGTGGTGATCGGTCTGccatcgtcgtcgtcgtcgtcaatCGTTTATGTGAGAATAAGGGTCAGACCAACGGCGCATGTTTTTCaggttgttatgtattaagGTAGGTCCGGCGTAGGTGATTGGACCACCGGTGGGAATAGTATAGCATGAGCGAAGATCATGTCTGAATGAATGACACAAATATCATATATGttatgcttttctttttttttttctttttctttttgttttttaaggaTACAAAAAAGTTCTATTATTAAacgaatatatattttattttataatataatatttatttgaaaaaacagTGATGCCTTAACCATAAGGTTGAACCGCCTTTTGTATCGTTGAAGATATGAAGGAATCTTTGGGAAGGTGGGATTGCACGTCATTCGCTCCtctagagagaaagagagcatcTATTCTGCCCGTTATTATTTTACCGTTTGGAGTAGTGCTGCAGACTGCTGGaatcatccatccatccatccatcctcCTGGCGTTATTGTTAAGGTTTAGCTCACTTGCAAGGGTCACGgcttattcttaaataaaaaggtaaataaatattttattctttaatctatcgtattttatctttttctcatctaatttcaataaaaaagaaaataacaatcAGTCGGTTGGTTGAACGTAAAGCTGTTCATTCAATTTCGAATTGgattaaaatttatacaaatttcAGACGTAAAACTAAGCTGGTTGGGGTGGGACCCAGGTTGGGCCAGATCATtctaaacttttttttcttttcttttttaatatattttttaaaaatattatatatatacaatgtattatgtattattttttattttaattattaatatatttaataatagtAAGTTAATATTCAAATGGAGGGACTACATCGCAATTTGAACATCTTTAATTAGATGAAACTATAAGGCCATCTTCGATCAGGGCAAAATTTTTTCGTTGAGTCAAGAAAATCACTTAAAATCTCTCAACGAGCCTCCTTAttcaaggatttttttttaaattttatggagCTTCAAATGACTCCTCACCATTGAGGAGTGAAAATTTGCTCATCAACTTCTCCAACAACTCTTTgttgttgaaatttgaagaaaatgtCGAAGACGAGCAACGAAGTTCTGCGACGACAAGGAGTAGCAACAGCGACAGCTACCGGTGAGGAGCAAGTCATCTTCTTTGACTTCTTCGAGCTAAACGAGGACCAAATCaatttgtgtatgtgtgtatatttgaACGAAGACCAGAAATTATTTCGgagaatttttgtttaattgtttgggaattttttttacatttaattaattattaattttatttatgcgTGTATccgattattttatatatttagttattaatttatgtattttattattaattttgtgtatgtgttaaaattataaacaaagtaaaataaatagaattgaagtttataaaaataaataaatgaaatagagagTGAAATAGAGTAGAATAAAGAGTGTGGTTGAAGCATGCATAATTTTTTagacaaattaaaaatagagagtgatttattaataatattatagtgTGCGTgctccttattttatttatttattttcataaacttcaattatatttattttactttatttataattttaatacataaacaaaattaataattaaatatacaaaataattagatacacacataaacaaaattaataattaattaaatatataaaataatcaaatatacacatacacaaaattaatacttaaatacacacaaaaattccccaaataatttcacaaaattcaCCCAATTCTTTGTACATACAAAATACTATATATTTAAATCACAAACTGCATGTATTTGAA
It contains:
- the LOC127798398 gene encoding protein SRC2 homolog, whose product is MASGYEVEVTITSAKDLKNVNWRHGPLRPYAVAWVDPKSKCSTNVDKERDTCPYWNHSLVIPLDAPIEDSTLFIDIVQADAAEDTKPLIGSARLRLREVVDEAGLGRRAPRKLELKRPSGRPHGKLEVEVSVRGPPYRAPDPYYAPPYGVPPASSRDYYAAPPSYGGNPYAAPPASGNPYASPYQAAPPSGYPYAAAPPYGQPSGGYGQEYYGQPPKEEKKSKYGLGTGLAVGAVAGVLGGLVIGEAAEAVEDKIADDAAERVEDDFANDDGGFDGDDF